One genomic window of Terriglobia bacterium includes the following:
- a CDS encoding helix-turn-helix transcriptional regulator, translated as MAAKIADLKTMQKAAEEAGLNQVEWARIAGVNRSKLNLAVHGKTELSPDEMARCSDALRKILAARVSVFNQLLKSNFCAVAA; from the coding sequence ATGGCAGCAAAAATTGCTGATCTAAAGACAATGCAGAAAGCCGCTGAAGAAGCTGGCTTAAACCAAGTCGAATGGGCGCGCATCGCCGGCGTGAATCGCTCCAAGTTGAATCTGGCGGTTCACGGCAAGACTGAGTTATCGCCTGATGAAATGGCCCGATGTTCAGACGCTCTCCGCAAGATCCTTGCAGCGCGAGTGTCCGTATTCAACCAATTACTGAAATCAAATTTTTGTGCTGTAGCAGCGTAG